From Micromonospora auratinigra:
CGGTGGTGGTCTCGCCGGTGAACGCCACCTTCGCCACCCGGGGCGAGGACGCCAGCGGCTTGCCCGCCTCCACGCCGAAGCCGTTGACCACGTTCACCACGCCCGGCGGGAGCAGGTCGGCGACGAGCGAGAGCAGGTAGTGGATCGACGCCGGGGTCTGCTCGGCGGGCTTGAGCACCACCGCGTTGCCGGCAGCGAGCGCCGGGGCGAGCTTCCAGACCGCCATCAGGATCGGGAAGTTCCACGGGATGATCTGCCCGACCACGCCGAGCGGCTCGTGGAAGTGGTACGCCACCGTGTCGTCGTCGATCTCGCCGAGCGAGCCCTCCTGGGCCCGGACCGACCCGGCGAAGTACCGGAAGTGGTCGATGGCCAGCGGGATGTCGGCGGCCAGGGTCTCCCGGACCGGCTTGCCGTTCTCCCAGCTCTCCGCGACCGCGAGGGATTCGAGGTTCTCCTCCATCCGGTCGGCGATCCGGTTGAGGATCAGCGCCCGTTCGGCGACGGAGGTGCGGCCCCACGCGTCGGCGGCGCCGTGCGCCGCGTCGAGGGCCTTCTCGACGTCCTCGGCGGTGCCCCGGGCCACCTCGCAGAAGGTCTGCCCGGTCACCGGGGTCGGGTTCTCGAAGTACCGGCCGCCGTGCGGCGTCACGTACTCGCCGCCGATGAAGTGGTCGTAGCGGGTCTGCCAGTGGGTGGGCGCGTCGTAGCGCGTCATGGTTACCTCCGCCGTCCGTGGGTGGTGGACAGCGGGGGACGTTAGTGACCGCGACGTTGCAACGACGTTGCGCGCGTCAGGTCGTACTCCCCGGCGAGCTGGCGGGCCCGCGCGACGGCGAGCGGCCGGCGCGGCGCGCCCGGCGGCAACGCCCGGGCCAGCGCCTGCCACCCGGCCAGGTCGTCGGCCCCGGCCGCGGTCGCGGTCCAGGCGGCGAGCTGGTCGGCGTCCGCGCCGGCCAGCACGGCCGCGCGCAGCTGCCCGTCGACCCGGCGGCGCAGCCGGGCCACTCCCGGCGCGTCCGACCCGGGCAGCAGGGGCCCGGGGTACGCGCGCAGCGCCCCCGCCACGTCGCCCCGCTCCAACAGCTCGACGACGGTACGGAAGTCGGCGCGCACACCCATCCGCAGCCGGTACGGGCGGGAGTCGAGCAGTTCCTCGCCGAGCGCCCGGCGCAGCCGGGACAGTTCGGCCCGCAGGGTGACCGGGTGCAGCCGGTCGTCGCCGTAGAGGTCCAGGCCGAGCTGCTCCCCGGTGCGCCCCTCGGGATGGTCGAGCAGCAGCACCAGCAGTTCGCTGTGCCGGCGGCCCAGCCGGATGCGCCGGGTACCGAGGCGCAGCTCCGCCTCGTCCCGGCCGAGCGCGGTGACGTGCACCGCGTCGGGCGCGGCGGGGGTGGCCTGGGCCAGGAACGCCTCGGCGGCGCGGGCGGTGGCCCGGACCAGGGCGAGGCTCTGCGGGTTGGCCAGATGGTCGCCGCCGGTGATGTCGACCGCGCCGAGCAGCCGGCCGCTGGCCGGGTCGTGGATCGGGGCGGCGGCGCAGGTCCAGCGCTGCACCGGCCGGACGAAGTGTTCGGTGGCGAAGATCTGCACGCTGTGGTCCACCGCGAGCGCGGTGCCGGGGGCGTTGGTGCCGGCGTGCGTCTCGTCCCATCGGGCGCCCGGCACGAAGTTCATCCGCTCGGCGTGCCGGAGCACCCCGGCGTGCCCCTCCACCCAGAGCAGCCGCCCGTACGCGTCGCAGACCGCCATCAGGTGCGCCCCGTCCTGCGCGATCCCGCCGAGCAGGTCGCGGAAGAGCGGCAGCACCCGGGCCAGCGGGTGGGCGGCCCGGTAGCTCTCCAGCGCGCCGTCGGTGAGGTCGACCGGCACGGTGGCCTCCGGGTCGAGCCGCGCGGAGCGTTCCCAGGAGCGGCGGACCACGTCCCGGACCCGCGCCCCGCTGGCCTCGCCGGCCAGGAACGCCTCGTGGGCGGCACCGACCTGCGCGATCCGCTCGGCCGGATCGGCGCCGAACTCCAGGGCGAGCCACGGGTCAGCCATCGGCGACCTCCTCGCGCCCATGGTGACCCAGCTCACCCGTGATCGCCAATACCGGTTGCCCGGGTGATCGACGGACGCCCATTCTGTTCACCGGCCGCAGGGCGCGCGCCGGGAGCACGGGAAGGACGGTCGTGATGGTCGGGACGCGGGAACGGATGATGGTGCAGCTCCAGCTCGTCAGCGGTGACCGCCACCTGGTCGCCTGGGTGCCCGACGACCGCCGGGTACGCGTCGGCGTCGAGCTGAGCCTGCGCGGCCACGCCGAGCCGGACCGCTTCTGGCGGGTGGTGGCGAAGGGCGATCCGTGCCCGGCCGGGGAGATCCGGCGCGGCTGGCACAACGACATCTGAACGGGCAGCGCTCCCATCCCGTACCCGTCGGCGTAGGACGGAATGACGACGGGAGCGGCGATGCGGGTGCAGCGGAAGCACGTACTGGCGGCGGGTGTGGCGGTGGTGGCCGGCGCGGTGGTGGCGGCGGGGACCGGGTTCGGTTTCGCCGGCACCACCCCGACCCGGCAGGGCGTCTGCCAGGGGCCGGTGACCTTCTCGGCGGAGGCCGGGCCGCCGGCCGCCACCAGCGACCGGTTCCCGGCGGGTACCCGGCTGCGGGTGACCAACCTGGACAACCGGCGGGTGGCGACGGTGACGGTGACCGGCCCGTCGGGCAGTTGCGTGCTGCTCAACACCGCCGCGATGGACCTGGTCCGTGAGCCGGGGAAGAACGTGATCCGCCGAAACGTCGTCGAACGGGTCGGTGCCGTTCCGGCCGGGGGAGCGGCAACCCCGTCCGGCGGGGCCCGCCCGGGCACCGGCGCACCGGCCGGCGGCGTGGTGGCGCCGAGCGGCGGCGGTGCCTGCACCGGCCCGATCACCTTCTCCGCCGAGGGCGGGGCGCCGGCCGCCACCAGTGACCGGTTCCCGGTGGGCACCCGGCTGCGGGTGACCAACCTGGACAACAGCCGGACGGTGACCGTCACGGTGACCGGCCCGTCGGGCAGTTGCGTGCTGCTCAACGCCGCCGCGATGGACGCCGTCCGCGAACCCGGGAAGAACCTGGTCCGGCGCAACACCGTGGAACTGCTCCGCTGACCACTCCGCGCCGGGCGGAACGCCGGCTCTCGGCGTTCCGCCCGGCGCGGAGGTGGTCAGCAGATCCGGCGGATCCGGCGCAGGGCCGGCGACCGACGCCCTGAGTCCGGGCTGCCGTGGGGCCCTTCGGTGAGCCGGATGGCGGAAGAGGTCGCCCGCGGCCAGCGGGCCGGGGCGTCGACGCGTACTGCTGGATGTGCCTGTAGACGAGTGGGACACCGCGGGCGTCACCTGGGGGGGATCGACGCTCGCGGTGTCCCACGATCGGTGGGC
This genomic window contains:
- a CDS encoding GAF domain-containing protein → MADPWLALEFGADPAERIAQVGAAHEAFLAGEASGARVRDVVRRSWERSARLDPEATVPVDLTDGALESYRAAHPLARVLPLFRDLLGGIAQDGAHLMAVCDAYGRLLWVEGHAGVLRHAERMNFVPGARWDETHAGTNAPGTALAVDHSVQIFATEHFVRPVQRWTCAAAPIHDPASGRLLGAVDITGGDHLANPQSLALVRATARAAEAFLAQATPAAPDAVHVTALGRDEAELRLGTRRIRLGRRHSELLVLLLDHPEGRTGEQLGLDLYGDDRLHPVTLRAELSRLRRALGEELLDSRPYRLRMGVRADFRTVVELLERGDVAGALRAYPGPLLPGSDAPGVARLRRRVDGQLRAAVLAGADADQLAAWTATAAGADDLAGWQALARALPPGAPRRPLAVARARQLAGEYDLTRATSLQRRGH
- a CDS encoding RlpA-like double-psi beta-barrel domain-containing protein gives rise to the protein MRVQRKHVLAAGVAVVAGAVVAAGTGFGFAGTTPTRQGVCQGPVTFSAEAGPPAATSDRFPAGTRLRVTNLDNRRVATVTVTGPSGSCVLLNTAAMDLVREPGKNVIRRNVVERVGAVPAGGAATPSGGARPGTGAPAGGVVAPSGGGACTGPITFSAEGGAPAATSDRFPVGTRLRVTNLDNSRTVTVTVTGPSGSCVLLNAAAMDAVREPGKNLVRRNTVELLR